One Gloeocapsa sp. PCC 73106 genomic region harbors:
- a CDS encoding UPF0175 family protein — translation MTTTIHFNLPISISESLHSEAEEQAKIAYIMTLLKHGEIGSGVAGKLLGISRLEVLELMAQYGVTIFPEQSREDLEQEVLETW, via the coding sequence ATGACTACAACTATACACTTTAATTTACCCATTAGTATTTCGGAATCCCTTCATTCAGAAGCAGAAGAACAGGCTAAGATCGCCTATATCATGACCTTGTTAAAACATGGAGAAATTGGTAGTGGTGTAGCGGGAAAACTATTGGGAATTAGTCGTTTAGAAGTTCTGGAATTGATGGCTCAGTATGGAGTTACGATTTTTCCCGAACAAAGTCGAGAAGATTTAGAGCAAGAAGTATTAGAAACTTGGTAA